A window of the Mus pahari chromosome 1, PAHARI_EIJ_v1.1, whole genome shotgun sequence genome harbors these coding sequences:
- the Josd2 gene encoding josephin-2 isoform X3: MSQAPEARPSPPSVYHERQRLELCAVHALNNVLQEQLFSQEAADEICKRLAPDSRLNPHRSLLGTGNYDVNVIMAALQGLGLAAVWWDRRRPLSQLALPQVLGLILNLPSPVSLGLLSLPLRRRHWVALRQVDGIYYNLDSKLRAPEALGDEDGVRTFLAAALAQGLCEVLLVVTKEVEEAGCWLHTS; this comes from the exons ATGTCTCAGGCGCCGGAAGCGAGACCGAGTCCACCCTCAGTGTATCACGAGCGGCAGCGGCTAGAGCTGTGTGCCGTCCACGCTCTCAACAACGTCCTCCAAGAGCAGCTCTTTAGCCAGGAGGCTGCCGACGAAATCTGCAAGAG GCTAGCCCCAGATTCCCGGCTGAACCCCCATCGCAGTCTCTTGGGCACCGGCAACTATGATGTCAACGTGATCATGGCTGCCCTGCAGGGCCTGGGCCTGGCCGCTGTGTGGTGGGACAGGAGGAG accCCTGTCCCAGCTGGCCCTGCCCCAGGTACTAGGCCTGATCTTGAACCTACCCTCTCCTGTGTCACTGGGGCTGCTGTCCCTGCCACTGCGCCGCCGACACTGGGTAGCCCTGCGACAGGTAGATGGCATCTACTATAATCTGGACTCAAAGCTCCGGGCCCCTGAAGCCCTGGGGGACGAGGATGGAGTCAG gACCTTCCTGGCAGCTGCCTTGGCCCAAGGCCTGTGCGAGGTGCTTTTGGTGGTGAccaaggaggtggaggaggccGGCTGCTGGCTCCACACAAGCTGA
- the Aspdh gene encoding putative L-aspartate dehydrogenase isoform X2 produces MVAWSLVSRLLDQGSELGLELVFVWNRDPGRMAGSVPPALQLRDLAALEERHPDLVVEVAHPKIIHESGAQILRHANLLVGSPSALADQTTEQQLLEASKRWGHTVFVARGALWGSEDISRLDAAGGLQSLRVTMATHPDGFRLEGPLAAAHSSGPRTVLYEGPVRGLCPLAPRNSNTMAAAALAAPSLGFDRVIGVLVADLSLTDMHVVDVELLGPPGPSGRSFAVHTHRENPAQPGAVTGSATVTAFWHSLLGCCQLSSRPGIHLC; encoded by the exons ATGGTCGCCTGG TCCCTTGTGTCCCGCCTTCTGGATCAGGGATCAGAACTGGGCCTAGAACTTGTTTTTGTGTGGAACCGTGACCCTGGACGGATGGCAGGGAGTGTACCCCCTGCCCTGCAGCTCCGAGACCTCGCCGCCCTTGAGGAAAG GCACCCCGACCTTGTGGTAGAAGTGGCCCACCCCAAAATAATCCATGAATCCGGGGCACAAATCCTTCGCCATGCAAACCTTCTG GTGGGATCCCCGTCAGCTCTGGCTGACCAGACCACAGAGCAGCAGCTCCTGGAGGCTTCAAAGCGCTGGGGCCACACTGTGTTTGTGGCCCGAGGGGCCCTATGGGGCAGTGAAGACATCAGCAGACTGGACGCAGCCGGAGGCCTCCAG AGCCTTCGAGTCACCATGGCCACACATCCTGATGGCTTCCGGCTGGAGGGACCCCTGGCTGCAGCACACAGTAGTGGGCCCCGCACAGTGCTCTATGAGGGCCCTGTGCGTGGGCTCTGCCCCTTGGCCCCCCGAAACTCTAACACCATGGCGGCCGCTGCCCTGGCTGCCCCCAGTCTAGGCTTCGACCGTGTCATTGGGGTGCTTGTGGCTGACCTTAG CCTCACCGACATGCACGTGGTGGATGTGGAGCTGCTAGGACCCCCAGGGCCCTCAGGTCGCAGCTTCGCCGTGCACACCCACAGAGAGAACCCAGCCCAGCCTGGCGCTGTCACCGGCTCTGCTACTGTTACAGCCTTCTGGCACAGCCTACTGG GCTGCTGTCAGCTCTCCTCCAGACCTGGGATCCACCTCTGCTGA
- the Lrrc4b gene encoding leucine-rich repeat-containing protein 4B has translation MAQAHIRGSPCPLLPPGRMSWPHGALLLLWLFSPPLRAGGGGVAVTSAAGGGSPPATSCPAACSCSNQASRVICTRRELAEVPASIPVNTRYLNLQENSIQVIRTDTFKHLRHLEILQLSKNLVRKIEVGAFNGLPSLNTLELFDNRLTTVPTQAFEYLSKLRELWLRNNPIESIPSYAFNRVPSLRRLDLGELKRLEYISEAAFEGLVNLRYLNLGMCNLKDIPNLTALVRLEELELSGNRLDLIRPGSFQGLTSLRKLWLMHAQVATIERNAFDDLKSLEELNLSHNNLMSLPHDLFTPLHRLERVHLNHNPWHCNCDVLWLSWWLKETVPSNTTCCARCHAPAGLKGRYIGELDQSHFTCYAPVIVEPPTDLNVTEGMAAELKCRTGTSMTSVNWLTPNGTLMTHGSYRVRISVLHDGTLNFTNVTVQDTGQYTCMVTNSAGNTTASATLNVSAVDPVTAGGPGGGGPGGGGGAGGAGGYTYFTTVTVETLETQPGEEAQQPRGTEKEPPGPTTDGAWGGGRPDAAAPASASTTAPAPRSSRPTEKAFTVPITDVTENALKDLDDVMKTTKIIIGCFVAITFMAAVMLVAFYKLRKQHQLHKHHGPTRTVEIINVEDELPAASAVSVAAAATVAGGAGVGGDSHLALPALERDHLNHHHYVAAAFKAHYGGNPGGGCGAKGPGLNSIHEPLLFKSGSKENVQETQI, from the exons ATGGCGCAGGCCCACATCCGCGGCTCCCCGTGCCCCTTGCTGCCGCCTGGTAGGATGTCCTGGCCCCACGGGGCTCTCCTGCTCCTGTggctcttctccccacccctgagGGCCGGTGGGGGCGGTGTGGCCGTGACCTCAGCCGCTGGAGGAGGCTCCCCGCCAGCCACCTCCTGCCCAGCCGCCTGCTCCTGCAGCAACCAGGCCAGCCGGGTGATCTGCACGCGGAGGGAGCTGGCCGAGGTGCCAGCCAGCATCCCTGTCAACACCCGCTACCTGAACCTGCAAGAGAACAGCATCCAG GTGATCCGCACCGACACATTCAAGCACCTCCGGCacctggagatcctgcagctgAGCAAGAACCTGGTGCGCAAGATCGAGGTGGGAGCGTTCAATGGGCTGCCCAGTCTCAACACACTGGAACTCTTCGACAACCGGCTGACAACCGTGCCCACGCAGGCCTTTGAGTACCTGTCCAAGCTCCGGGAGTTGTGGCTGCGCAACAACCCCATCGAAAGCATCCCATCCTATGCCTTCAACCGTGTGCCCTCACTGCGCCGCCTGGACCTGGGCGAGCTGAAGAGGCTGGAGTACATATCAGAGGCGGCCTTCGAGGGGCTGGTGAACCTGCGCTACCTCAACCTGGGCATGTGCAACCTAAAGGACATCCCCAACCTCACAGCACTTGTGCGcctggaggagctggagctgTCGGGGAACCGGCTGGACCTAATTCGCCCCGGCTCCTTCCAGGGCCTCACCAGCCTGCGCAAGCTGTGGCTGATGCATGCCCAAGTGGCCACCATTGAGCGAAACGCCTTCGACGACCTCAAGTCCCTGGAGGAGCTGAACCTGTCCCACAACAACCTGATGTCGCTGCCGCACGACCTTTTCACGCCCCTTCACCGCCTGGAGCGTGTCCACCTGAACCACAACCCCTGGCACTGTAACTGTGATGTGCTGTGGCTCAGCTGGTGGCTGAAGGAGACAGTGCCCAGCAATACCACATGCTGCGCACGCTGCCACGCGCCCGCGGGCCTCAAGGGCCGCTACATCGGCGAGCTGGACCAGTCGCACTTCACCTGCTATGCCCCGGTCATCGTGGAGCCACCCACAGACCTCAATGTCACCGAGGGCATGGCGGCCGAGCTCAAGTGCCGCACAGGCACATCCATGACGTCGGTCAACTGGCTGACACCTAACGGCACGCTCATGACGCACGGTTCCTATCGTGTGCGCATTTCGGTGCTGCACGATGGCACTCTCAACTTCACCAATGTCACCGTGCAGGACACGGGCCAGTACACGTGCATGGTGACAAACTCGGCCGGCAACACTACTGCCTCGGCCACGCTTAACGTGTCGGCCGTGGACCCCGTGACTGCGGGAGGGCCCGGTGGCGGGGGCCCGGGGGGTGGGGGCGGTGCAGGGGGCGCGGGCGGATACACCTACTTCACTACGGTGACCGTGGAGACGCTGGAGACGCAGCCGGGGGAGGAGGCCCAGCAGCCCCGAGGTACTGAGAAGGAGCCCCCGGGGCCCACGACTGATGGCGCGTGGGGCGGCGGCCGGCCTGATGCTGCAGCCCCGGCCTCGGCGTCCACCACGGCACCAGCCCCACGCTCCTCGCGGCCCACAGAGAAGGCTTTCACGGTGCCCATCACGGACGTGACAGAGAATGCGCTTAAGGACCTAGACGATGTCATGAAGACCACCAAAATCATCATCGGCTGCTTCGTGGCCATCACCTTCATGGCCGCCGTGATGCTGGTGGCCTTCTACAAGCTGCGCAAGCAGCACCAGCTGCACAAGCACCACGGGCCCACGCGCACTGTGGAGATCATCAACGTGGAGGACGAGCTGCCCGCCGCCTCCGCTGTGTCGGTGGCTGCGGCCGCCACGGTGGCTGGAGGCGCGGGCGTGGGTGGGGACAGCCACCTGGCCCTTCCGGCCCTGGAGCGAGACCACCTCAATCACCACCACTACGTGGCGGCCGCCTTCAAGGCGCACTACGGCGGCAACCCGGGAGGCGGGTGCGGGGCCAAGGGTCCGGGCCTCAACTCCATCCACGAACCTCTGCTCTTCAAGAGCGGCTCCAAGGAGAACGTGCAAGAGACACAAATCTAA
- the Aspdh gene encoding putative L-aspartate dehydrogenase isoform X1 produces MAANTLPPVPHKVGVVGYGRLGQSLVSRLLDQGSELGLELVFVWNRDPGRMAGSVPPALQLRDLAALEERHPDLVVEVAHPKIIHESGAQILRHANLLVGSPSALADQTTEQQLLEASKRWGHTVFVARGALWGSEDISRLDAAGGLQSLRVTMATHPDGFRLEGPLAAAHSSGPRTVLYEGPVRGLCPLAPRNSNTMAAAALAAPSLGFDRVIGVLVADLSLTDMHVVDVELLGPPGPSGRSFAVHTHRENPAQPGAVTGSATVTAFWHSLLGCCQLSSRPGIHLC; encoded by the exons ATGGCCGCCAATACGCTCCCTCCAGTTCCTCACAAGGTGGGGGTGGTGGGCTATGGTCGCCTGG GACAGTCCCTTGTGTCCCGCCTTCTGGATCAGGGATCAGAACTGGGCCTAGAACTTGTTTTTGTGTGGAACCGTGACCCTGGACGGATGGCAGGGAGTGTACCCCCTGCCCTGCAGCTCCGAGACCTCGCCGCCCTTGAGGAAAG GCACCCCGACCTTGTGGTAGAAGTGGCCCACCCCAAAATAATCCATGAATCCGGGGCACAAATCCTTCGCCATGCAAACCTTCTG GTGGGATCCCCGTCAGCTCTGGCTGACCAGACCACAGAGCAGCAGCTCCTGGAGGCTTCAAAGCGCTGGGGCCACACTGTGTTTGTGGCCCGAGGGGCCCTATGGGGCAGTGAAGACATCAGCAGACTGGACGCAGCCGGAGGCCTCCAG AGCCTTCGAGTCACCATGGCCACACATCCTGATGGCTTCCGGCTGGAGGGACCCCTGGCTGCAGCACACAGTAGTGGGCCCCGCACAGTGCTCTATGAGGGCCCTGTGCGTGGGCTCTGCCCCTTGGCCCCCCGAAACTCTAACACCATGGCGGCCGCTGCCCTGGCTGCCCCCAGTCTAGGCTTCGACCGTGTCATTGGGGTGCTTGTGGCTGACCTTAG CCTCACCGACATGCACGTGGTGGATGTGGAGCTGCTAGGACCCCCAGGGCCCTCAGGTCGCAGCTTCGCCGTGCACACCCACAGAGAGAACCCAGCCCAGCCTGGCGCTGTCACCGGCTCTGCTACTGTTACAGCCTTCTGGCACAGCCTACTGG GCTGCTGTCAGCTCTCCTCCAGACCTGGGATCCACCTCTGCTGA
- the Josd2 gene encoding josephin-2 isoform X2 has translation MRKRPVPGSGKAGGATRRDPVTQRRERRSPPLLGAEEGMSQAPEARPSPPSVYHERQRLELCAVHALNNVLQEQLFSQEAADEICKRLAPDSRLNPHRSLLGTGNYDVNVIMAALQGLGLAAVWWDRRRPLSQLALPQVLGLILNLPSPVSLGLLSLPLRRRHWVALRQVDGIYYNLDSKLRAPEALGDEDGVRTFLAAALAQGLCEVLLVVTKEVEEAGCWLHTS, from the exons ATGCGAAAGCGGCCGGTCCCAGGGAGCGGAAAGGCCGGCGGG GCGACCAGAAGAGACCCTGTTACCCAGAGACGGGAAAGGAGGAGTCCTCCATTGCTAG GAGCTGAGGAGGGCATGTCTCAGGCGCCGGAAGCGAGACCGAGTCCACCCTCAGTGTATCACGAGCGGCAGCGGCTAGAGCTGTGTGCCGTCCACGCTCTCAACAACGTCCTCCAAGAGCAGCTCTTTAGCCAGGAGGCTGCCGACGAAATCTGCAAGAG GCTAGCCCCAGATTCCCGGCTGAACCCCCATCGCAGTCTCTTGGGCACCGGCAACTATGATGTCAACGTGATCATGGCTGCCCTGCAGGGCCTGGGCCTGGCCGCTGTGTGGTGGGACAGGAGGAG accCCTGTCCCAGCTGGCCCTGCCCCAGGTACTAGGCCTGATCTTGAACCTACCCTCTCCTGTGTCACTGGGGCTGCTGTCCCTGCCACTGCGCCGCCGACACTGGGTAGCCCTGCGACAGGTAGATGGCATCTACTATAATCTGGACTCAAAGCTCCGGGCCCCTGAAGCCCTGGGGGACGAGGATGGAGTCAG gACCTTCCTGGCAGCTGCCTTGGCCCAAGGCCTGTGCGAGGTGCTTTTGGTGGTGAccaaggaggtggaggaggccGGCTGCTGGCTCCACACAAGCTGA
- the Josd2 gene encoding josephin-2 isoform X1 has product MRKRPVPGSGKAGGATRRDPVTQRRERRSPPLLAGAEEGMSQAPEARPSPPSVYHERQRLELCAVHALNNVLQEQLFSQEAADEICKRLAPDSRLNPHRSLLGTGNYDVNVIMAALQGLGLAAVWWDRRRPLSQLALPQVLGLILNLPSPVSLGLLSLPLRRRHWVALRQVDGIYYNLDSKLRAPEALGDEDGVRTFLAAALAQGLCEVLLVVTKEVEEAGCWLHTS; this is encoded by the exons ATGCGAAAGCGGCCGGTCCCAGGGAGCGGAAAGGCCGGCGGG GCGACCAGAAGAGACCCTGTTACCCAGAGACGGGAAAGGAGGAGTCCTCCATTGCTAG CAGGAGCTGAGGAGGGCATGTCTCAGGCGCCGGAAGCGAGACCGAGTCCACCCTCAGTGTATCACGAGCGGCAGCGGCTAGAGCTGTGTGCCGTCCACGCTCTCAACAACGTCCTCCAAGAGCAGCTCTTTAGCCAGGAGGCTGCCGACGAAATCTGCAAGAG GCTAGCCCCAGATTCCCGGCTGAACCCCCATCGCAGTCTCTTGGGCACCGGCAACTATGATGTCAACGTGATCATGGCTGCCCTGCAGGGCCTGGGCCTGGCCGCTGTGTGGTGGGACAGGAGGAG accCCTGTCCCAGCTGGCCCTGCCCCAGGTACTAGGCCTGATCTTGAACCTACCCTCTCCTGTGTCACTGGGGCTGCTGTCCCTGCCACTGCGCCGCCGACACTGGGTAGCCCTGCGACAGGTAGATGGCATCTACTATAATCTGGACTCAAAGCTCCGGGCCCCTGAAGCCCTGGGGGACGAGGATGGAGTCAG gACCTTCCTGGCAGCTGCCTTGGCCCAAGGCCTGTGCGAGGTGCTTTTGGTGGTGAccaaggaggtggaggaggccGGCTGCTGGCTCCACACAAGCTGA